A portion of the Nitrospira defluvii genome contains these proteins:
- a CDS encoding Sec-independent protein translocase subunit TatA/TatB, which produces MFGLGAGEILIILVIAFLLFGPKQLPEIGRQVGKAVKGFKETADDLKKTVEPELNMIQQEMKMVEQDFESSMKEAEEQINHATSGVEHGAEESGLPKQA; this is translated from the coding sequence ATGTTCGGTCTTGGCGCTGGAGAAATTCTCATCATCCTGGTCATTGCGTTCTTGTTGTTCGGACCTAAGCAATTGCCCGAAATCGGACGTCAAGTGGGCAAGGCCGTCAAAGGGTTCAAGGAAACAGCGGATGACTTGAAAAAGACGGTTGAGCCCGAGCTCAACATGATTCAACAGGAAATGAAGATGGTGGAACAGGATTTCGAGTCGTCGATGAAGGAAGCAGAAGAACAGATCAACCATGCAACATCGGGCGTAGAGCACGGGGCAGAGGAATCGGGTTTGCCCAAGCAGGCCTAA
- the tatA gene encoding twin-arginine translocase TatA/TatE family subunit has protein sequence MFGSFGWMELLLILIIVLIIFGAGKIPQLGEGLGKAIKGFKKSVHEADAIDVTATEAEPTAAQPTAQIQHPGQPSTPPPAQQAAAAPPPRTTQG, from the coding sequence ATGTTTGGTTCGTTCGGCTGGATGGAGTTGCTGCTGATTCTTATCATTGTCCTGATCATCTTCGGGGCGGGGAAAATCCCCCAGCTCGGTGAGGGATTAGGTAAGGCCATCAAAGGGTTCAAGAAATCGGTTCACGAAGCGGATGCCATCGATGTGACGGCGACCGAGGCGGAACCAACCGCGGCTCAACCCACGGCACAAATCCAGCACCCCGGACAGCCATCCACGCCGCCGCCTGCGCAGCAGGCCGCCGCGGCTCCACCGCCACGGACGACGCAGGGATAA